In the Quercus lobata isolate SW786 chromosome 5, ValleyOak3.0 Primary Assembly, whole genome shotgun sequence genome, one interval contains:
- the LOC115991221 gene encoding G-type lectin S-receptor-like serine/threonine-protein kinase RKS1 yields MVLFFPFCISLDILAPNQLIKDGQSLISKEKKNHLRLFSPGNSSHRYLSIWYAKVKNQTVVWVANRNDPINDSSRVLSINQFGNLVLHDSSNCLVWSTNVSIKGTTITSSIAQLQDSANLVLVQDNNQKVLLWQSFDYPTDTLLPKMKLCVNLITGLDKFLTSWKSQDDPRSGVCFYNMIISGSPEGFVYKGSTPYWQLGPWPWRSSSPATATATATTSSGYTIDFVKNKDEVPYAYFLDDPYIISRLVVDNSGLLQQLMWNEANLQWKETSSVPKYRCDKYGQCGAYSKCKLENSNRFDCMCLLGYEPKSLRDWYLRDGFEGCVREKLGMSMCGNGEGFVKVQHLKGLDSANAAWMDMSMSSSSVSRHA; encoded by the coding sequence ATGGTTCTCTTCTTCCCATTTTGCATTTCCCTTGACATCTTAGCACCAAACCAATTGATCAAGGATGGCCAATCTTTgatttccaaagaaaaaaaaaatcaccttagGCTTTTCAGCCCTGGTAACTCTAGCCATCGATATCTTAGTATTTGGTATGCTAAAGTGAAAAATCAAACCGTAGTATGGGTTGCAAACAGGAATGATCCTATCAATGATTCCTCCAGAGTTCTCTCAATCAACCAGTTTGGAAACCTTGTCCTTCACGACAGTTCTAACTGTCTTGTTTGGTCTACAAATGTGTCTATCAAAGGAACAACCATAACCTCCTCTATAGCTCAACTTCAAGATTCAGCAAACTTAGTATTGGTCCAAGACAATAACCAAAAGGTACTGTTATGGCAAAGCTTCGACTATCCCACAGATACTTTGCTTCCAAAAATGAAGCTTTGTGTGAATTTGATAACTGGACTAGACAAGTTCTTAACATCTTGGAAGTCACAAGATGACCCCAGATCTGGGGTCTGCTTCTATAACATGATAATTTCTGGCTCCCCTGAAGGGTTTGTTTACAAGGGTTCGACCCCATATTGGCAGCTGGGTCCATGGCCATGGCGTAGCTCATCGccagcaacagcaacagcaacagcaacaactTCATCAGGTTATACAAttgattttgtaaaaaataaagatgagGTACCTTATGCTTACTTTCTTGATGACCCTTATATTATTTCTAGGTTAGTGGTTGACAACTCTGGATTGCTACAACAACTTATGTGGAATGAAGCTAATCTTCAATGGAAGGAGACTTCGTCAGTACCTAAATACCGCTGTGACAAGTATGGACAGTGTGGTGCGTATAGTAAATGTAAGCTTGAAAATTCTAATAGGTTCGATTGTATGTGTTTGCTAGGGTATGAACCCAAGTCTCTAAGGGATTGGTATCTCAGAGATGGTTTTGAGGGTTGTGTTAGGGAAAAGTTGGGGATGTCAATGTGTGGGAATGGAGAAGGGTTTGTGAAGGTGCAACATTTGAAAGGTCTTGATTCAGCTAATGCAGCTTGGATGGACATGAGTATGAGTAGCTCAAGTGTGAGCAGGCATGCTTGA
- the LOC115991697 gene encoding G-type lectin S-receptor-like serine/threonine-protein kinase At1g11300 — translation MLKRVWWSLLLPSKSPWVLRNDPINDSAGVLSINQFGNLVLHDSFNCLLWSANVSVQVTASSVAQLQDSRNLVLIQGNNKKWTGKQFF, via the exons ATGCTAAAAAGGGTGTGGTGGAGCTTGCTGTTGCCGTCAAAGTCACCATGGGTCCTAAG GAATGATCCTATCAATGATTCCGCTGGAGTTCTCTCCATCAACCAGTTTGGAAACCTTGTCCTCCATGACAGTTTTAACTGTCTTCTTTGGTCTGCAAATGTTTCTGTCCAAGTTACTGCCTCCTCTGTTGCTCAGCTTCAAGATTCAAGAAACCTGGTATTGATCCAGGGGAATAACAAAAAG TGGACTGGAAAGcaatttttttaa
- the LOC115991696 gene encoding beta-galactosidase 16-like isoform X1, translating to MRRIKFSLDSIFSENCIQSCLYCFIPISDSGSFLERRVTGLRRVRILNKNDAKISQTIHGIPGEKLNIHTEQGSSNIQWRRFGNSNHQRLTWYKTQFDAPKGNDPVALNLGSMGKGEAWVNGQSIGQYWVSFLTPEGSPSQTWYALELMFGTFV from the exons ATGAGGAGAATTAAGTTTTCGTTAGATTCCATTTTTTCAGAAAATTGCATCCAGTCATGCCTTTATTGTTTCATCCCCATCAGT GACTCAGGATCATTTCTTGAGAGAAGAGTTACTGGATTACGTAGAGTAAGGATACTAAACAAAAATGATGCGAAGATTTCACAGACTATACATGGGATACCAG gagagaaattaaatattcacACAGAACAAGGGTCAAGTAATATTCAATGGAGAAGGTTTGGAAACTCTAATCATCAAAGACTCACATGGTACAAG ACTCAATTTGATGCACCCAAAGGAAATGACCCTGTTGCATTAAACCTTGGTTCTATGGGAAAAGGGGAAGCTTGGGTTAATGGACAAAGTATTGGGCAATATTGGGTCTCATTTCTTACCCCAGAAGGGAGTCCTTCACAAACATGGTATGCCTTAGAACTTATGTTTGGTACTTTTGTTTGA
- the LOC115991696 gene encoding beta-galactosidase 16-like isoform X2, whose amino-acid sequence MMRRFHRLYMGYQLIPCNNFMEVGLSGEKLNIHTEQGSSNIQWRRFGNSNHQRLTWYKTQFDAPKGNDPVALNLGSMGKGEAWVNGQSIGQYWVSFLTPEGSPSQTWYALELMFGTFV is encoded by the exons ATGATGCGAAGATTTCACAGACTATACATGGGATACCAG CTAATTCCATGCAATAATTTCATGGAGGTTGGGCTGTCaggagagaaattaaatattcacACAGAACAAGGGTCAAGTAATATTCAATGGAGAAGGTTTGGAAACTCTAATCATCAAAGACTCACATGGTACAAG ACTCAATTTGATGCACCCAAAGGAAATGACCCTGTTGCATTAAACCTTGGTTCTATGGGAAAAGGGGAAGCTTGGGTTAATGGACAAAGTATTGGGCAATATTGGGTCTCATTTCTTACCCCAGAAGGGAGTCCTTCACAAACATGGTATGCCTTAGAACTTATGTTTGGTACTTTTGTTTGA